From one Methylomonas paludis genomic stretch:
- a CDS encoding mannose-1-phosphate guanylyltransferase/mannose-6-phosphate isomerase: MIPVILSGGSGTRLWPLSRGQYPKQFLCLVTGNTMVQETLLRLQGVPNLQPPIAVCNEDHRFMMADQLWQIGVKPAAIILEPVGKNTAPAVAMAALTAKSADDILLILPADHVVDDQPAFQLAVEHARKLAEQDKLVTFGIVPNEPETGYGYIKAGTPIQDKAFKAFDVAAFVEKPDLQTAKEYLATGEYYWNSGMFAFKAGVFLRELEKFNPKMLQICREALQTAQTDLDFVRLDKEVFSQCPSDSIDYAVMEKTDAAAVIPLDAGWNDVGSWSALWDVTSKDHAGNAIKGDVLTVDSTNSFIHSSGRLVAVVGIDSLIIVDTDDAIMVVAKDRVQDVKAIVDQLKASKRSEAHMHRKVYRPWGHYDSVDIGDRHQTKRIVVKPGAKLSVQKHHHRAEHWVVVRGTALVQKDGDSFLVSENESIYIPLGSVHSLANPGVIPLEMVEVQSGSYLGEDDIVRYEDNYGRV; this comes from the coding sequence ATGATACCTGTCATTTTATCGGGCGGCTCCGGTACCAGACTTTGGCCGCTTTCTCGTGGTCAATACCCCAAACAGTTTTTATGCCTGGTGACCGGTAATACCATGGTGCAGGAAACACTGCTCAGGCTGCAAGGCGTACCCAATCTGCAACCACCAATAGCCGTCTGTAACGAAGATCATCGCTTTATGATGGCCGATCAACTTTGGCAAATCGGAGTCAAGCCTGCAGCCATAATCCTGGAACCAGTGGGTAAAAATACCGCTCCTGCCGTGGCTATGGCGGCCTTAACCGCAAAATCGGCCGATGATATTTTGCTGATTTTACCGGCTGACCATGTGGTTGATGACCAACCAGCTTTTCAGCTCGCCGTTGAACACGCCCGAAAATTGGCCGAACAAGACAAATTGGTGACTTTTGGCATAGTACCTAACGAGCCTGAAACCGGATACGGCTACATAAAAGCCGGCACCCCTATTCAGGACAAAGCATTTAAAGCCTTTGATGTAGCAGCTTTTGTGGAAAAACCCGATCTGCAGACAGCCAAGGAATATCTAGCTACCGGAGAATATTACTGGAACAGCGGGATGTTTGCCTTCAAAGCCGGGGTATTTTTGCGCGAACTGGAAAAATTCAATCCGAAAATGTTGCAAATTTGCCGCGAGGCCTTGCAGACAGCTCAAACCGATCTGGATTTTGTGCGGCTGGATAAAGAAGTGTTTTCGCAATGCCCATCCGACTCCATAGACTATGCTGTCATGGAAAAAACTGATGCAGCTGCAGTGATCCCCCTGGATGCCGGCTGGAATGATGTCGGTTCCTGGTCAGCACTTTGGGATGTCACATCAAAAGATCATGCCGGCAATGCAATCAAGGGTGATGTGTTGACAGTAGACAGCACCAACTCTTTTATCCATTCCAGTGGCCGATTAGTGGCCGTAGTAGGGATAGATAGTCTGATCATTGTTGATACCGATGATGCCATTATGGTGGTTGCCAAAGATCGTGTCCAGGATGTCAAAGCCATCGTTGATCAATTAAAAGCCAGTAAACGATCGGAAGCCCATATGCATCGCAAAGTTTATCGGCCCTGGGGCCATTATGACTCGGTGGATATTGGCGATCGTCATCAGACTAAACGCATTGTGGTTAAACCAGGTGCCAAATTATCTGTGCAAAAACATCATCATCGCGCTGAACACTGGGTAGTCGTCAGAGGGACTGCTCTGGTGCAAAAAGACGGTGACAGCTTTTTGGTATCCGAAAATGAATCAATTTACATTCCTCTAGGCTCAGTGCATAGCCTGGCAAATCCCGGCGTTATCCCTTTGGAAATGGTTGAAGTACAATCTGGAAGTTATTTGGGGGAAGACGATATCGTCCGTTATGAAGATAATTACGGGCGTGTATGA
- the phoU gene encoding phosphate signaling complex protein PhoU, with the protein MNIQTENQTPHTLHIYDGELHQLQTLLKQLVELVTFQLDQTLQALHEGDIIKAENVILRDRQVNQYELEIDAEVLIVIARQAPVANDLRTIIATSKIAVELEKIGDQIVEVAKFGLLMFSSKTNIPNPRLMLDMLKMGDSLKVMLNNLSMLVENHDAEVAYNLLAYDKESEQALEDGIKHQLNFIIRDSRMISLGLNIMQMMKSLEHCLECCRNIAEYMILMIKGIDVRHVKIQADLKLS; encoded by the coding sequence ATGAATATTCAAACTGAAAATCAGACTCCGCATACCTTGCATATTTATGATGGCGAGTTACATCAGTTACAGACTCTGCTGAAACAATTGGTTGAGCTGGTGACATTTCAACTTGATCAGACCTTACAGGCCCTCCATGAAGGAGATATAATCAAAGCCGAAAACGTAATTTTGCGCGATCGACAGGTAAATCAATACGAACTTGAAATTGATGCCGAAGTGCTGATAGTTATCGCCAGGCAGGCACCGGTTGCCAATGATTTACGCACTATTATCGCCACATCTAAGATTGCGGTGGAACTGGAAAAAATAGGTGACCAGATAGTCGAGGTTGCTAAATTTGGGTTGCTGATGTTTTCATCGAAAACCAATATTCCCAACCCTAGATTAATGCTGGACATGCTGAAAATGGGCGATTCGCTAAAGGTGATGCTTAACAATCTATCAATGCTAGTGGAAAATCATGATGCCGAAGTAGCTTACAACTTATTAGCGTATGACAAGGAGAGTGAACAGGCATTAGAAGACGGTATCAAACATCAACTCAATTTCATTATTCGTGACTCTCGCATGATCAGTCTAGGCCTGAATATCATGCAAATGATGAAATCTCTTGAACATTGCCTGGAATGTTGCCGCAATATCGCTGAATATATGATATTGATGATCAAAGGCATTGATGTTCGTCATGTCAAAATCCAGGCTGATCTAAAATTGTCGTAA
- the corA gene encoding magnesium/cobalt transporter CorA, which produces MSLQTVNDLLKKHRLVESMLLNQPMQRRKLVTTLVQKQHMVELHILLKRLSALEIGQILASLELEDATLVWEQIEVTRQDDVLWEISDTLREQLVGDREPHCGEGQMSAFELVNGRLSKVAITCRHDLNSIKPIWIDLLAPTKAQRVLIGQHYGLELPDPQELTDLEASARFYVEQDEIHIHSDFLLDRDDIARSVPVAFILRGDILFSVRDEELPVFRLQRLRARTQPGFVSDSRDMLLDLYGAEAEYSADSLENIYTELENVSKKVLSHSMSDEDAAQILADIAEQEDLNGRIRRNILDTQRAVSFLLRRKLLTSTQLEDAQQILRDIESLNSHTAFLFGKINFLMDATVGFININQNKVIKIFSVASVALLPPTLIASIYGMNFENMPELQWMLGYPFALGLMITSVLLPYLYFRRKGWLR; this is translated from the coding sequence GTGTCTCTGCAAACCGTTAATGACCTGCTGAAAAAACACCGGCTAGTCGAAAGCATGTTGCTGAATCAACCCATGCAACGCCGCAAACTTGTCACCACCCTTGTGCAAAAACAGCACATGGTTGAGTTGCATATCTTATTGAAACGCTTGTCTGCATTGGAAATTGGTCAAATTCTGGCTTCACTGGAATTGGAAGATGCCACTCTGGTTTGGGAACAAATTGAAGTAACCAGACAGGACGATGTGTTATGGGAAATATCTGACACCTTGCGTGAACAATTGGTAGGGGATAGGGAACCGCATTGCGGAGAAGGTCAGATGAGTGCCTTTGAACTGGTCAATGGACGTCTGTCAAAAGTGGCCATTACCTGTCGTCATGATCTTAATTCAATAAAACCCATCTGGATTGATTTATTGGCTCCCACCAAAGCCCAACGGGTACTGATAGGCCAGCATTACGGCCTGGAATTGCCCGATCCTCAGGAGTTGACTGATCTGGAGGCCAGCGCTCGCTTTTATGTCGAGCAGGACGAAATTCATATCCATTCCGACTTCCTGCTGGATCGCGACGATATTGCCCGCAGTGTACCGGTGGCTTTTATTTTACGCGGCGACATTCTGTTTTCGGTGCGCGATGAAGAATTGCCGGTATTTCGTCTGCAACGCTTACGAGCCCGTACCCAGCCCGGATTTGTTTCTGACAGCCGGGATATGTTATTAGACTTGTATGGTGCCGAGGCTGAATATTCAGCGGACTCTCTGGAAAATATCTACACAGAACTGGAAAACGTCAGTAAGAAAGTGCTTAGCCACAGTATGAGTGATGAAGATGCTGCCCAGATTTTGGCTGATATTGCCGAACAGGAAGATTTAAACGGCCGTATCCGGCGTAATATTCTTGATACCCAGCGGGCAGTATCGTTTCTGCTCAGACGTAAACTGTTAACCTCTACCCAGCTTGAAGATGCCCAACAGATTTTGCGTGATATTGAATCACTGAACAGCCATACCGCGTTTTTATTTGGCAAGATCAACTTCTTGATGGATGCCACCGTAGGTTTTATTAATATTAACCAGAATAAGGTCATCAAGATTTTCTCAGTTGCATCAGTAGCCTTACTGCCGCCAACCTTGATTGCCAGTATTTATGGGATGAATTTTGAAAATATGCCGGAATTGCAATGGATGTTGGGTTATCCGTTTGCTCTGGGGCTGATGATAACTTCGGTATTATTGCCTTATCTGTATTTTCGGCGTAAAGGCTGGTTGCGCTAA
- a CDS encoding carbohydrate kinase family protein, whose amino-acid sequence MTGKSAFTVFGEVLFDRFSDGYQVLGGAPFNVAWHLQALGLAPLFISRVGDDAAGEQIRQAMQNWGMDTTGLQLDHQYPTGAVEVKLNGGEPSYEILANQAYDFIHDDDPVLPNCRILYHGSLALRQPVSRASFSQLSSRYQGPIFLDVNLRAPWWRADDLQLWLAGADWVKLNETELQQLHPSGKGLEQQMQDILRAYQLSGLIVTRGAAGASALQANGELVCVSPAHAISVVDCVGAGDAFSAISLLGIYHSWPLALTMHRAQDFAASLIGQRGATPADPGFYRRFRQDWQIA is encoded by the coding sequence ATGACCGGTAAATCTGCATTTACTGTATTCGGCGAAGTGCTGTTTGACCGTTTCAGCGATGGCTATCAGGTTTTGGGCGGCGCCCCCTTTAATGTTGCCTGGCATCTACAGGCCCTGGGATTAGCTCCACTATTTATCAGTCGGGTTGGTGATGATGCCGCTGGCGAGCAAATTCGACAGGCTATGCAAAACTGGGGCATGGACACCACCGGTTTGCAACTCGACCACCAATACCCTACCGGAGCTGTTGAGGTTAAATTAAACGGCGGTGAACCCAGTTATGAAATTCTGGCCAATCAGGCCTATGATTTTATTCATGACGATGATCCCGTTTTGCCGAATTGCCGGATTCTATATCATGGCAGCCTGGCATTACGTCAACCTGTCTCTCGGGCCAGCTTTAGTCAGCTTTCCAGCCGGTATCAAGGCCCAATATTTCTGGATGTGAATCTGCGCGCACCCTGGTGGCGGGCAGATGATCTGCAACTATGGCTGGCGGGTGCCGATTGGGTAAAACTCAATGAGACCGAATTACAACAATTGCATCCCAGCGGAAAAGGATTGGAACAGCAAATGCAAGACATATTGCGGGCATACCAATTAAGCGGCTTGATAGTCACGCGAGGTGCTGCCGGGGCATCAGCCTTGCAGGCGAATGGCGAATTAGTTTGCGTCAGCCCGGCACACGCAATTTCTGTAGTGGATTGTGTAGGCGCTGGAGATGCTTTTTCGGCTATTTCTTTACTGGGCATATATCATAGCTGGCCATTAGCCCTGACTATGCATCGCGCCCAGGATTTTGCCGCAAGCCTGATTGGCCAACGCGGCGCTACCCCGGCGGATCCAGGTTTCTACCGACGTTTTCGACAAGATTGGCAAATAGCTTAA
- a CDS encoding aldehyde dehydrogenase family protein — MTTFPIYLAGEFCTTAQSLAVISPYSGQCVYQTYSAGIAEFEIAVQAAQAVQAELAVMPVYQRYQILQNIAAGILAQREAFALIMAREAAKPYTTALAEVERAAQTFLIAAEEAKRLPGEVLSIDWHVSAANKQAIVKYFPVGLVAGISPFNFPLNLVAHKLAPAIAAGCPMVLKPASKTPISALLLAKVIAEAGLPGGALSVLPMDRQVGNLLVTDSRFNLLSFTGSPDIGWQMKRDAGKKKVVLELGGNAALLVDQDADLERVTSKAVIGAFAFAGQSCIHTQRIYVEAGLYPAFIELFCQKLARLKIGDPELAETEFSTMIDEANARRIEHWVDEAVADGARLLAGGQRQGALYSPTVLTNTRQTMKVCNLEAFAPIVVIEAYTDFKQAVTTINDSSFGLQAGLFSFDSRKINYAFQHLHVGGLIVNDVPTFRADHMPYGGVKDSGLGREGPKYAIFDMLEPKLLVTDHSNDGF; from the coding sequence ATGACCACTTTTCCTATCTATCTGGCCGGAGAGTTTTGCACCACTGCCCAGTCGCTTGCTGTCATCAGCCCTTATTCTGGGCAATGTGTCTATCAAACCTATAGTGCTGGGATCGCTGAATTTGAAATTGCCGTACAGGCTGCCCAGGCCGTGCAAGCAGAACTGGCGGTTATGCCGGTATATCAACGCTATCAAATATTGCAAAATATAGCTGCCGGTATTTTGGCGCAGCGCGAGGCCTTTGCGCTGATCATGGCCCGTGAAGCCGCCAAGCCTTACACCACGGCCCTGGCTGAAGTGGAAAGAGCTGCCCAAACCTTTCTGATTGCCGCCGAAGAAGCCAAACGCTTGCCCGGTGAAGTGCTGAGTATCGACTGGCATGTATCAGCCGCCAATAAGCAGGCTATTGTCAAATATTTTCCGGTGGGTTTGGTAGCGGGAATATCGCCCTTCAATTTCCCGCTTAATCTGGTTGCCCATAAACTGGCCCCAGCGATTGCCGCGGGTTGTCCCATGGTCTTGAAACCGGCCTCAAAAACCCCGATTAGCGCCCTGCTGCTGGCAAAAGTGATAGCCGAGGCCGGTTTGCCGGGTGGTGCATTGTCGGTGCTGCCGATGGACAGACAAGTTGGCAATCTGTTGGTCACCGATTCGCGTTTTAATCTACTGAGTTTTACCGGTTCACCTGATATCGGCTGGCAAATGAAACGTGACGCCGGCAAAAAAAAGGTCGTGCTGGAATTGGGTGGCAATGCCGCCTTATTGGTGGATCAGGATGCCGATCTGGAGCGGGTGACCAGTAAAGCAGTGATTGGGGCTTTTGCCTTTGCCGGCCAATCCTGTATCCACACCCAGCGGATTTATGTGGAGGCCGGTTTGTATCCGGCCTTTATTGAATTGTTTTGCCAAAAACTCGCCCGCTTGAAAATCGGTGATCCGGAACTAGCGGAAACTGAGTTTTCGACTATGATAGATGAGGCAAATGCCCGGCGTATTGAACACTGGGTTGACGAAGCAGTGGCCGATGGTGCCAGGTTGCTGGCTGGTGGACAGCGTCAGGGGGCTTTGTACTCCCCTACCGTGCTGACTAATACCAGACAAACCATGAAAGTCTGTAATCTTGAGGCGTTTGCACCTATTGTAGTGATTGAAGCCTATACTGATTTTAAACAAGCAGTGACAACCATTAATGACTCCAGTTTCGGCCTGCAAGCCGGCTTGTTCAGCTTTGATAGCCGCAAGATAAATTACGCTTTCCAGCACTTGCATGTGGGGGGCTTAATTGTTAACGATGTGCCGACCTTTAGGGCCGATCACATGCCTTATGGTGGCGTAAAGGATTCAGGGCTGGGTCGTGAAGGGCCAAAATACGCCATTTTTGATATGCTGGAACCAAAATTGCTGGTAACAGACCATAGTAACGACGGGTTTTGA
- a CDS encoding acetolactate synthase large subunit, with translation MKASDLFVKCLENEGVEYIFGIPGEENLDVLESLCHSSIRLILTRHEQAAGFMAATVGRLTGKPGVCLSTLGPGATNFFTSAAYAQLGAMPMCMVTGQKPIHASKQGQFQMIDTVDMMRPITKFTRQLVRGNQIASAVREAFKTAQEERPGAVHLELPEDVAAEQTQVLPIPIQKVRRPDANIKAVDIAIKRIEAAKSPLLLIGAGANRKRIANMLQVFIDTTGIPFFNTQMGKGVIPENHPLFLGTAALSDHDYLHCAIEKADLIINVGHDVIEKPPFFMKSNGISVIDINFVASSVDEIYFPQLDVVGDIANALWQMSERIRVPSYWDFSYFLKVKATVDSKIAERADANDFPLIPQRVVADVRQVMRAEDIIALDNGMYKLWFARNYRALSANTILLDNALATMGAGLPSAIAAKIIHPELNVLAICGDGGFMMNSQELETAVRLRLNLTVLILNDNGFGMIKWKQQSSDFTDFGLDFNNPDFVKYAEAYGAFGHRVQTAGQLQVLLADCLKTPGVHVIEVPIDYTENNRVFTRELLDKSCII, from the coding sequence ATGAAAGCCAGTGATCTGTTTGTAAAATGTCTGGAAAATGAAGGTGTTGAATATATTTTTGGTATCCCTGGCGAAGAGAATCTCGATGTTCTGGAGTCTCTGTGCCATTCTTCGATCCGGCTGATATTAACCCGGCATGAACAGGCTGCCGGGTTTATGGCCGCCACGGTGGGACGTTTGACCGGCAAACCCGGCGTATGTTTGTCCACGCTCGGCCCTGGTGCCACCAATTTTTTTACTTCTGCCGCTTATGCCCAGCTTGGGGCCATGCCCATGTGTATGGTTACCGGCCAGAAACCGATACACGCCAGCAAGCAGGGTCAGTTTCAAATGATAGACACGGTCGATATGATGCGGCCTATCACTAAATTCACCCGGCAACTGGTGCGCGGTAATCAAATTGCCTCGGCGGTACGCGAGGCTTTTAAAACTGCCCAGGAAGAGCGTCCTGGTGCTGTACATCTGGAGCTGCCGGAGGATGTGGCGGCTGAACAGACTCAGGTATTGCCTATTCCCATCCAGAAAGTGCGCCGACCGGATGCCAATATCAAAGCCGTGGATATCGCCATTAAACGCATCGAAGCCGCCAAGTCACCTTTGCTGCTGATAGGTGCTGGTGCCAATCGCAAGCGTATAGCCAATATGTTGCAAGTATTTATCGATACCACCGGAATTCCGTTTTTTAATACTCAGATGGGTAAAGGTGTTATTCCGGAAAATCATCCTTTGTTTCTCGGCACTGCGGCATTGTCCGATCATGATTATCTGCATTGTGCCATCGAAAAAGCCGATCTTATTATCAATGTCGGTCATGATGTGATCGAAAAGCCACCATTTTTCATGAAGTCTAACGGTATCAGTGTTATCGATATCAATTTTGTGGCTTCATCTGTCGATGAAATTTATTTTCCGCAACTGGATGTGGTGGGTGATATTGCCAATGCCTTATGGCAAATGTCGGAAAGAATCCGGGTGCCTAGCTATTGGGATTTCAGCTATTTTTTAAAAGTAAAAGCTACCGTGGACAGTAAAATTGCCGAACGCGCCGATGCCAATGATTTCCCACTGATTCCGCAACGGGTGGTGGCCGATGTGCGTCAGGTTATGCGGGCAGAAGACATTATTGCGTTGGATAACGGTATGTATAAACTCTGGTTTGCCCGCAATTACCGCGCCTTATCCGCCAACACTATTTTGCTGGACAATGCACTGGCAACCATGGGGGCTGGGCTGCCTTCGGCAATTGCCGCCAAAATCATCCATCCCGAGCTGAATGTGCTGGCTATCTGCGGTGATGGCGGCTTTATGATGAATAGTCAGGAACTGGAAACTGCTGTACGTTTGAGACTTAATCTGACGGTGCTGATCCTTAACGATAACGGCTTTGGCATGATTAAATGGAAGCAGCAGAGTTCCGATTTTACCGACTTCGGTCTGGATTTTAATAATCCTGACTTCGTCAAATATGCTGAAGCCTATGGGGCATTCGGCCACCGGGTACAGACGGCTGGACAATTACAGGTGTTGCTGGCGGACTGTCTGAAAACCCCGGGGGTACATGTCATAGAAGTGCCAATCGATTACACCGAAAACAATCGGGTGTTTACCCGGGAGTTGCTGGATAAGTCCTGCATTATTTAA
- a CDS encoding NAD-dependent malic enzyme, whose translation MTKICDYFDYKLDADGNRFLEVFIRGNLLLRLPSTNKGTAFTEQERTDLDLDGFLPPQVTDLPQQLQRLYANYQKQQNDILKYQFLRSLQDRSETQFYALLEKHLQEMVPIVYTPTIGVAVQQFSSLYTTARGLTFSAGNIDQTDTILAKYPWHDIRLIVVTDASAILGIGDQGMGGLAICIGKLALYTAGGGLCPFQALPVNLDVGTNRDELLDDPHYLGLREKRLQGEPYFALMDKFVAGIQKKWPKAIVQWEDFTKNVAFDVLERYRHKIPCFNDDIQGTGAVALAGLLSACRLKGEILIEQTIVVVGAGAGGIGVASAIKAGLQAAGLSEEQALMRIYVVDEHGLVVTEHTHDVYKLPLAHSVESYSDWSIAEGRVPSLMEVMNHCRPSILLGLTGVAGLFTEAMIRSMAKNHSQPIIFPLSNPTANCEATPQDILNWTEGRAIIATGSPFADQEYQGKTYPIGQGNNAFIFPGLGFAAVLGECSRISDAMVLESAYALTDYVSENCLAHGLIFPPVAKLKDVSLQVTTRVLAKALEDGSATRQDLNGIDLESYVKAHSWQAKHLPFKYMA comes from the coding sequence ATGACCAAAATATGTGATTATTTCGATTACAAACTTGACGCCGACGGCAATAGATTTTTAGAAGTTTTTATCAGGGGCAACCTGCTACTACGGTTACCCTCTACCAATAAAGGTACTGCATTTACTGAACAGGAACGTACCGATCTGGATTTGGATGGTTTTTTACCACCGCAGGTAACCGATCTGCCGCAACAGCTCCAGCGACTCTACGCCAATTACCAAAAACAGCAAAATGATATTCTAAAATATCAATTTCTGCGCTCGCTCCAGGATCGTTCGGAAACCCAGTTCTACGCCTTACTGGAAAAACACCTGCAGGAAATGGTACCCATAGTCTATACCCCAACCATAGGCGTGGCGGTACAACAATTCAGTTCGCTGTATACCACAGCCAGAGGCTTAACCTTTTCCGCGGGCAACATAGATCAAACCGACACTATCCTGGCCAAATACCCATGGCATGACATACGCCTGATTGTGGTAACCGATGCCTCAGCCATACTGGGGATTGGCGATCAGGGCATGGGCGGTCTGGCTATCTGTATCGGCAAACTGGCCCTCTATACGGCAGGGGGGGGCTTATGTCCGTTCCAGGCATTACCGGTCAATCTGGATGTAGGCACCAATCGCGATGAGCTATTGGATGATCCGCATTATCTGGGCTTGCGTGAAAAACGTTTGCAAGGCGAACCTTATTTTGCCCTGATGGACAAATTCGTGGCGGGCATTCAGAAAAAATGGCCGAAAGCCATCGTGCAATGGGAGGACTTTACCAAAAATGTGGCTTTTGATGTGCTGGAAAGATACCGACACAAAATACCCTGTTTTAACGATGATATTCAAGGCACTGGGGCGGTGGCGCTGGCCGGTTTACTATCGGCTTGCCGTCTAAAGGGTGAAATACTCATCGAACAGACCATAGTCGTGGTCGGCGCCGGCGCCGGCGGCATTGGTGTGGCATCGGCCATTAAAGCCGGACTGCAGGCCGCCGGACTTAGTGAAGAACAGGCCCTGATGAGAATATATGTGGTTGATGAGCACGGCCTTGTAGTTACCGAGCACACCCATGATGTATATAAACTACCTTTGGCACACTCGGTGGAAAGTTATAGTGACTGGAGTATAGCCGAGGGTAGGGTGCCAAGCTTAATGGAAGTTATGAATCATTGCCGACCGAGTATCTTACTGGGCTTGACTGGCGTGGCAGGCTTATTTACGGAAGCAATGATCAGATCAATGGCAAAAAACCATTCCCAACCCATTATTTTCCCCTTATCGAATCCGACCGCTAATTGCGAAGCTACTCCCCAAGATATTTTGAATTGGACTGAGGGCAGGGCGATCATCGCCACGGGTAGTCCGTTTGCCGATCAGGAATACCAGGGCAAAACCTATCCAATCGGCCAAGGCAATAACGCTTTTATCTTTCCCGGGTTGGGTTTTGCTGCGGTACTGGGTGAATGTAGCCGTATCAGCGATGCCATGGTGCTGGAATCTGCTTATGCGCTGACGGATTATGTTAGCGAAAACTGCTTGGCACATGGTCTGATATTTCCACCTGTAGCGAAACTTAAAGATGTCAGTTTGCAAGTGACCACCCGAGTGCTGGCCAAGGCACTGGAAGATGGTTCTGCCACTCGTCAGGATTTAAACGGCATTGATCTGGAAAGTTATGTCAAAGCCCATTCCTGGCAAGCTAAACATTTGCCGTTCAAATATATGGCTTAG